The genomic DNA tattattttcagtttccAGCCCTAGTttggtgaggtttaggcaacaaactacttagttaggtttaggaaaaataaacATACAGAACATAAATACATATAGTATCTAATGTGTACCCTGGTCAGATGCAAATAGCATTGTTTGTTACGGACACCTGGGTGCTTGTTTCCGTCATGCTATGTACACCCGGGTGTAAATAGTATTGTTGGCTACAgacacctgggtgctaatagCATTTGTCCTTAACTGAAAACCCTCATCACAACAACCAAACAGACACACGTCTGTTTATTACACTACAGTAGTTACTGTTGAGCAGCTGAATCTCAGGCTTCAAATGCCGAAGCTTTCCTCCACCAGCTTATAAAATCACTCTGGGTTTTTTAACGACATGCCGATGCGATAATAATAATGCAGCTTTGACAAAAAATACCAGACAAGATGTTTACTATAATGGAACATCCTGTCACGCTTTAACGTCTGCCTAGAGGGAAGGAGTTAATCTATAAACctatactgtactatagaaCATGGACAGCACTGATAATAAGTACTGTACATATGATTCTTAGTAAAGATACTGTATCATGAGTGTCTAGTCCTTCAGGTAAAGGTCACAGTGtgcgtatgtatgtatgtatgtacgtgTGTATTCACCTGTGACCTACATCACATCGTCTGTGTTGCATTCAGGGTTCAAATGAGGAAATGGAATCGATGATTCCTCAGTCGTCGACCCCTCGGCTGCGGCGCTGTGGGTACTGCCTGCTGCAGGTAACCAGCTGCTGCCAGATGCCAACACGCACTCACTCTGCATAGCACGTCTGCATAGTGACGTATTTGTATACTCTTAATATATTTCATATTCTGTTTCATTTCCAACCCGTCCAGCTCGAACACAGATTTTCTCCTTGCTGTGTTTAAAGCATTTGTTACGTGCTATATTCTcttgatttcttttttattcatttacttttgtaGTAATAATACATCTTTGGCAAAATCACAATCAGACAACATGTTCACTGTGGTGGAACATCTTGATGTGGTGGTTTAACTTTTCCCAGTTCGAATAGCAccgctctttctttctctgtttcccCTTTTTCCAAGcagcagccaatgagagcgAAGCACTGTCAGACGTGTAAACGCTGCGTCCGGCGCTTCGACCACCACTGCCCCTGGATCGAGAACTGCGTGGGAGAGAGGAACCACCGCTGGTTCATCGTCTACCTGCTGGTGCAGCTGCTCGCTCTGCTCTGGGCGCTTCACATCGCTCTGTACGTCTGCCGAACGCTGCCCAACGGCGTCTGTAGTCTTTAAGATAAATGTCCTTATCTGGTGGAACAGAGGCAGCCTCAGTTTTCCTTCTAATTGAGTCAAATGATCACATGGTGATAGTACACTTTGTTCTGCAGGCTTATCTCTGCAACAATTGGCTGTGAAACATGTGAGAGTTTGAGAATACGAGTAAATTGATTAATCTCCGTTTGCATTCGGTAAACAGGAACTTTAATGTGTTGCTCAAGTACAATTTCAAAGCGATCCTAATTTTAGAAATCGATCCAGTAGACTTTTACAGTTGAAGAATTTGAACTGCTTGAAGCAAGTTCTAGATTTAATTATGCACACATGAACTCACAGGTTGGAGCCAGAGAACAACTGTTGACAAACCAAAAATCAAAGTATAATCTGGGTACTTGCTGGGGTTTGTACAGAGAACAGcccataaaataataataatcctaacCCTAGTGTTTATCTTCCAGGTCTGGCATCTCGCCCATCATCACATGGGAGCTGTGGTTCAGAGTGAACGCGTTCCTGCTGGCATCGCTGGGCGTCGTCGGCATCTTctctgtggtggtggtgctgctgctgggctgCCACCTCTACCTGGTCTCCATCAACTGTACCACCTGGGAGTTCATGTCTCGTCACCGGATCTCCTACCTGAAGAACTGTGGCGATGAGGAGAACCCGTTTGACCGCGGCATCTTCTGCAACCTGTGGGACTTCTTCTGCATCTGCAGGACGGTGATGTGGGAGCAGACGTACATCAGAAACACCCCGAATTCTGTCTGACCTCCGACCAGACGCCACAACACCGTCCACACCGGAGAGTCAGACTGTACTTTCAGGGaaagaaaatcattttttaaccTCAGTAGTAGTTTCCTTTTTGAGAACTTTACTACTAAATTGGACCATAAAATGTTTCCTAACTACCTGCAAACGTTAAAGGGACTCAATGTGCTTTacccccgacgtcggtcacattcctgttttgccagACGGGTTAGAAAATAAAGCACAcctgacgtcacatccgttggatttttcCGTAAAAAACGTCCCGCATTCTTCCcgttaaaagcagtctacaggctgatagaggaaacccaggaagtcacggaaggtctcattttttagtttATGTAACAGCCTGTTCACGCATTGGCAATAAGAAAtgatttatatatgtaaaaacttatatacagtccctttaatacactGTGTTAAACAGACATTAAACTAATTACCTGCATTGAAGCAGGTTATATCTTACTAATTTACTTAAATTTGAACCTGattttttgaacagataacaaaacaCAATACTTTGCTTTGCTGGCTTTTCAGtacaaactgatttttttaCAATATCGGCCTATTTTTTAGTcgttccaccactttggtcctgactgaaataaCTCAAAAACTATTTGATTGATACATTAGACGTTCTCGTTCCTCAGAGGATGcagacttggtgactttctctctagatttagggacttttagagctggtgctgctagctactttcgcTAGAAAAGAGTTGACAACACGGGTCTTAGTTTCGGCTGgatgatttttaaaatctagtgtactcttgctagtttctcaagatgacccaccctgcctttaaaacaccaaagtcacgcaataatacaaacaaactaactgatcgaggcagcggtagtcCAGCAACTCcaatgttctgcaaggtaaaattactgtttttgtcaattgaagagagcatagataacgacttcagttcccaagttaaagcggtgaaaatattgcctccgtccacagcagtacattgctttgcacccgtgctggtactcctgtctgtttctccaaactggaggcgtgccgaccgcaatctactgtaggtaatacactgactatggagaagtatctcatacaaccccacttcaaa from Sebastes fasciatus isolate fSebFas1 chromosome 6, fSebFas1.pri, whole genome shotgun sequence includes the following:
- the zdhhc12a gene encoding palmitoyltransferase ZDHHC12-A isoform X2, with the protein product MPEERNLRKCEERGELLLPILFFLLVVLSVLLYFAVSLMDPGFVLTDTVKGSNEEMESMIPQSSTPRLRRCGYCLLQQPMRAKHCQTCKRCVRRFDHHCPWIENCVGERNHRWFIVYLLVQLLALLWALHIALSGISPIITWELWFRVNAFLLASLGVVGIFSVVVVLLLGCHLYLVSINCTTWEFMSRHRISYLKNCGDEENPFDRGIFCNLWDFFCICRTVMWEQTYIRNTPNSV
- the zdhhc12a gene encoding palmitoyltransferase ZDHHC12-A isoform X1, with protein sequence MVQNMFRTGFLVRATHTLLTWVITLILFLHNTDLRKCEERGELLLPILFFLLVVLSVLLYFAVSLMDPGFVLTDTVKGSNEEMESMIPQSSTPRLRRCGYCLLQQPMRAKHCQTCKRCVRRFDHHCPWIENCVGERNHRWFIVYLLVQLLALLWALHIALSGISPIITWELWFRVNAFLLASLGVVGIFSVVVVLLLGCHLYLVSINCTTWEFMSRHRISYLKNCGDEENPFDRGIFCNLWDFFCICRTVMWEQTYIRNTPNSV
- the zdhhc12a gene encoding palmitoyltransferase ZDHHC12-A isoform X3; translated protein: MIRDLRKCEERGELLLPILFFLLVVLSVLLYFAVSLMDPGFVLTDTVKGSNEEMESMIPQSSTPRLRRCGYCLLQQPMRAKHCQTCKRCVRRFDHHCPWIENCVGERNHRWFIVYLLVQLLALLWALHIALSGISPIITWELWFRVNAFLLASLGVVGIFSVVVVLLLGCHLYLVSINCTTWEFMSRHRISYLKNCGDEENPFDRGIFCNLWDFFCICRTVMWEQTYIRNTPNSV